CAGGCTGGGACGACGCCTGTGACGAGAGTGAGGATCCGGCCGGCGTAGGGATTTTCTGCCTGTCACCGCGCGAGGTCACGATCCGATCGCGGCGCAAGAAGGTTGAGATCAAGCAGGACGGCTGGACCGGCAGACCAATAGAGATCATCGACGATCCTGAGGACGGCGGAGGCACGGTACTTCAGTTTCGTGACGATCCTTGGGACTCGGCTGCGGTGGATCGCAACGCTGTGTTCACTGGATTACGTGTCACGGTGGATGGCCGGGAGTGCCCGAGGATGCCGTTCGTCTCGGACGCGGCGACTCATTGTTCGGAGCTGGGCTGCCGGATTGAAGTGCGGCCGTCGGAACAGCTGAACCCGTGGCATCACTCGGCGAAGCGCGAACGCTGGATGTGCACTAACGTTTTGGTCAACTTCCACGGCCAGGTTGTTGCGTTCGGCTATCATCCAGTCAGCGTGCAGCGCTTGCACTACTTGGTGGACCTGACCGGCGAACCGACCGGAATCCGGCTGATGCTGCCGGCAAGAACGTGTCTAATCGAAAACGAAGCTCTGGAGGCGCTGAAGGCTGTGCTCGAGATCGAGGCCTTTCGATTCGTAGAACGCCAAGGTGAGCACGAGCTGCCGTACAAAGAGTATCTCCGGGCGCATGATCTGGGTATCAAACTGCCCGAGGCCAAGCCGGTCTACTCGATCGGGCTGCTCTCCAATGATGAGCCACCGGAGCCGGTGGAAGTTCACTCGCCGAAGGACTTTCCACTGCAGCGCTGCTACCGCTTCGATGCGGACCGCGCTGAAGAAGACTCTGACGAGGCCAATGTCCATCTTCTCGCGGCGCTTGGCACGCATGAGACGCCGTTCGTACCGGTCGAGATTCGAAAGGCCTACGACGGGTACTCATGGGCGAAGATAGGTCAGATCGAGAGCGTGGAAGTTCAGATCGGCAAGGTTCTGCACGAGGACTCGGTGTGGTCAGAATGGCTCGTATGTGTCGCGTCGATTCGCATTTCGGTACGATCGATTGACGGCTTGGTGTTTG
This window of the Phycisphaerae bacterium genome carries:
- a CDS encoding ATP-binding protein: MKTIRAIVNERLLQKASRLFNGTLEGRVIEILQNARRAGASEVHITNQDGLVTVRDNGNGIEDYSTLLDLGGTGWDDACDESEDPAGVGIFCLSPREVTIRSRRKKVEIKQDGWTGRPIEIIDDPEDGGGTVLQFRDDPWDSAAVDRNAVFTGLRVTVDGRECPRMPFVSDAATHCSELGCRIEVRPSEQLNPWHHSAKRERWMCTNVLVNFHGQVVAFGYHPVSVQRLHYLVDLTGEPTGIRLMLPARTCLIENEALEALKAVLEIEAFRFVERQGEHELPYKEYLRAHDLGIKLPEAKPVYSIGLLSNDEPPEPVEVHSPKDFPLQRCYRFDADRAEEDSDEANVHLLAALGTHETPFVPVEIRKAYDGYSWAKIGQIESVEVQIGKVLHEDSVWSEWLVCVASIRISVRSIDGLVFESLVCMGLLPANEQNQWSSNYKVCVTPEARERLMASEIWHHLGGWCEDGDTYDTQAEQFEQELDRFWRDMVGPDEHLRAALLDATCRITPEWQSVNIASTGTVDIHFADGTTKSIQPPPATPS